CACTAACACCAGCTACACTAGCTAGGCTAACGACTTTCTTAATGGACAAAAAATTCTGAGTGCTCATAAATACCTCTGGGCTCCCCTAAGAGAGATAGCGTTTTCAAAACTTGGGCTAAAAATGTATTTGGGCTAAAAATGTCTGCTCCTATACAAATTTGAGTCTATAGATTTGTAGGGACTATATTCTCTGCCACGAGTGGGATCTGCCTGAGCTAATAGATAGATAGTGCGAGGCTGTAAGAGCGTTACCCAGCGATCGCCCTTAGCCTGGATTCTTCCCGAACCAACCCGCCGGAAGATAGAACCCGAAACTATAACTTTTAGCTTAGGAATTCAGGGCATTTAGCAGGGTCTTTTTCGCTAGAAGTGTCTTTTCTTAAAGAGCCTGCTACCTTGGAAGGCGGATGGGTCGTCGTTGTAAAACGCCAGCTGTAAACCGCCACAGGAGAATGACCATGTTGGAGTTGTACCAATTTGAGATGTCGCACTACTGCGAAAAAGTGCGGCTAATTTTGGACTACAAGGGATTGGCCTATCGCAAGATTGAAGTGACCCCTGGCATTGGGCAAGTAGACCTTTTCCGAATGTCTGGGCAGCGCCAAGTACCCGTATTGAAAGATGGCAACGAAGTGATTGCCGATTCCACTGCGATCGCTAAATATCTCGATCGCCAATATCCCGATCGCCCCGTTATCCCTACAGACCCTAAGCAAAAAGGGCTGTGCCTGATGTTGGAAGAATGGGCTGATGAAGTCATGGGTCTAAACGCCCGCAAGGCCATGCTCGCCGCCTTCAGCCAAAGCGCAGATTTTCGTACTGCCGCCCTACCTGCTTCTACGCCTGCCCTATTAAAAAACTTGATTGGTTCAGTCCCTAGCGAAGTGCTAGACGTGCTGAGCTTCGGCGTTGGCATGGGACCCGATGCCTTGCATAGCGCTAAAGCCTCACTCCGACAGAACCTAGAAGCCCTGACCTTTATCTTGCTCGATCACCCCTACTTAGTGTCCGATCAGCCTACCCTAGCTGACTTCGCTGTCGCAGGGATGAGTATGTACATCAAATTCCCGACTGGCTCTTACCTCGACATCCCCGAAGGACTCAAAGGCAAAGGAGTTCCAGGATTAGCAGATGTAGGCACCTTCGCCCCCTTCTTCGACTGGCGCGATCGCCTCTACACCGAGTACCGAAAATCCTTCACCCCCGCTACCACCACCTCCAGTAGCACCAGACCCACCTCGATCGACATCGAGTAGCACCCAGCCCTTTACACGCTAGAGGAAAACTCAGCCCTCAAATTCCCTTCTGGCCCCTTCTGGAGGAGGTCTGGAGGACGCAGCCGTCCTTCAGCGGGGGTTTGGGGGCAGGTGCCCCCAAGGTCTTGGTTTTTACCAAAAAGGTACGAACTTAACGGTTCAAACCAGAAGTGGGTGATCTTTTTACACCAACCTCCTCCGTACAATCACTCTTCTGAAGTAGATCAGCTTACCCCTGAGACAGAGCGATCCGCGCCAATTCAGCGGTTAATCTCGGAATGTTAAAACTTCAGTTTCGTTACCTGATTTTTACCAATACCGAGTTCTGAAAAAAACCATGACAAACTTGCGCGATCGCGATAGAGAAATTTATAACCAAGAGCTACGCCGAGAAGAACTACGTCGAGAAAACCAAATCGTTCGTGAAAACAATAGTGCTGCTGGTGGTTTGCTGACAGGCATCGTGTTAGCCGCTTTAGTGGCTTTAGGACTAGGTGCCCTGTTTGTGTTTAATCGCGGTGGAGAAAGCTCAGCACCTGCTGGCCGTCAAACCATCATCGAGCGAACTAGAGAAGTTGTGCCTCAGCCCCAAGCTCCTGATGTGAAACCCCCAGACGTGAACATCACAGTACCCAAGGTTGAAGCACCCCAAGTGCCTGATGTGAACGTTACCATTCCTAGCCCTGCGGCCCCAGCAGCCCCCACCACGGAAACTGCACCTGCTGAGAATGCGGCTCCCGCAGGCGACGCTACTTCTACGGGTTCTACAGGCGCAACTGCACCTGCTCAACCATAGGTGAACTAGTAGCTAGCTATAAAATCCTGTAAGCATCAGGTAAACATATTCACGTCGAAAATCACTCAACACCATCAGTAGTGAAGAATCTCCTGAGAGACTCTTCACTTTTTTTATGGATGAAACTCTTTCAAATCAAAGTTTTTCTCAAAAGAAATTTCTAGAAATTAGGCTGGGCCTAATCGTAGCGATCGCACCCTCAATAAATCTCCGCCGCTAAATACCTGAAAGTGGAAACCAGGATGGCTTCCACATCACTTTATAAACCCTAAAATAACTAGGATTAGTATTACTTAAATCAATTAGACCTAAGATAGTTCAAAGGGTTGATACCAATTCAATTTAAAGGTGCATAGAATTAAGAAGAAGAATTAACTGACTCTGAGCAATCATGGCCCGCCCCTTTCACGTTGAAATTCAAGAGAGTGTGGAGTATCTCGAAAAGAGCTTGCACCAAGCCCGAAGAGTGAGCCAAAAAGAGAAACTACAAATGCTGTGGTGGCTCAAGAGTGCTCAAGTGCAGC
This region of Trichocoleus desertorum NBK24 genomic DNA includes:
- a CDS encoding glutathione S-transferase family protein translates to MLELYQFEMSHYCEKVRLILDYKGLAYRKIEVTPGIGQVDLFRMSGQRQVPVLKDGNEVIADSTAIAKYLDRQYPDRPVIPTDPKQKGLCLMLEEWADEVMGLNARKAMLAAFSQSADFRTAALPASTPALLKNLIGSVPSEVLDVLSFGVGMGPDALHSAKASLRQNLEALTFILLDHPYLVSDQPTLADFAVAGMSMYIKFPTGSYLDIPEGLKGKGVPGLADVGTFAPFFDWRDRLYTEYRKSFTPATTTSSSTRPTSIDIE